The DNA segment CTCGCACCAATACGCGCACACCCTCGACCCCACATCAACCGCACTGACGCACGggagcacctcctccttccgtGTTCGGCATGGGACCCATTTGTGTTATAGCAGGCTGCGTCTCGCAAGGCTTCCGACGCAGGAGCCTCGTTCGGAGACTGTGCTAGCGCTCTCCCCAGTCTCCCTCGCCATGTGTTCACCACTCAacgagaggaaggaggaagagggcgagagatGGGTGACTCACGCGCGCTTCTTGGACTTCTTCGATGACGATGATGCTACTGCCGCCTTGCTCGCCGCGCTTCGCTTCCACCATCGGTACGCAACGTACACCGTCGTCACGTTCACCACAtaggtgcagcagcacaccacgCAGAAGTCATGCAGGGTTACTGTGAGAATAAAGGCGAGGCACACCGTGGCCACAATGCTCGGCGCGCTGACCATCAAGATTAGCGTCGGATGCCAGCAGCACAGCATCTCCACCGTGTAGTAGAGCATCCCCACGAGCGCGTTGGAGGTCTTTGGAAGCCCAAAGAAGTGGGTGACGGAACTGAACTCCGAAGAGAAGACCTTCGTGCATGAGAAAGGTCCGATATCGCAGTAGGCGTTGTAGGTGATGCCGAGCAGCTTCGCCCGCTCGGCGTGCACCTCGACGGAATACGCATAGCTTGACAAAAGGAAGCCGACAAGGCACAACCCCATCAACTTCAGGTTGAACTTGATCATGTTATCGTTTTCCGCCCGCCCCACCCGCTGtgcgtatgtatgtatgGATGCGTGTATGAAGGGATGGAGAGGAGATCATCTGCAGAGAGGTAGAGGAGGGGTGCAAAACTAACGTGGTACAGAAGCGGAAAACCCCCCGAACGGAATCGCAAGCGGAGAAGAGCTCAAGGCGGGAAATGCAGAAAAACGAGAAGTGATAAGACACTTGCGCGATGCACATGgggccacacacacacaagcctGTTGACTTCACAGATGATCAGAAGCGTCGCCTGCTTCTGTTCCTTTTGCTTCTTTTGATTATACAGATGCGTGGGGTTGCCGAAGGTGACCCAAGGTACATAGAGTGGCGAGGGAGACGGCGAGTCGTAAACGCCCTTTTTCTCTGGCTCTCTACACCCAAGTATGCGCAAGTGCGAGCAGCTGATAAGAGGGTGTCGAGTGATCGGTAGAGAAAGAGGGGTCTCGCGCCGTCCAGCGCACCGCCCCTCGCCTATCCTCCTCTATCGTTGTCTTCTTGCTCACGTGTTGGTTTTagcggcgcatgcgcgcctCAATGCTTCCTCCCCACTGACATGTTGTACGCGTCAGACAAGTGCGcccgtgcgcgcacacacgcactcacaaATAGCGAGCCCGTGTGCAACCATCTCCACAAGCGCAGCTGTCTCGAGccggaggtgcagcagcggcggcaacctGTCGGGTCCATGTTACGTCAGCAgccacacaagcacaggcTCGCGTGGCTTAAGGGAGGCAGGAAGGGCAGGGATGGTGGAGGAGatcgggcacacacacacacacatcgacATAATCTCTTCCTCGTCGATGAAAGAACATCGCGTGGATCACGGCGAGGtgcacaacagcagccgaACCGCTGCCCGCACCCTTCTCCTCTGACGTCAGCTCCTGTCTCTTCTAGCTTTCCCTCAGCGccttatgtgtgtgtgtgtgtgctcacCTGGGCCGTCGCCGGTTCGACTCTTGTACCTATTCGTCGCCCTTGAGCTTGAGTGCATGGACGATGCGCTCCCGCAACAAGTTCGCGTCGAGGGTGCCGTCCTCCGTCACGCACCCCTGAAAGCCGACGATGCGATCAATGCACACGTCGTTAAAGAAGAGCAAgcagtgcggcagcgtcgtcacgcgcagccgctcgaCCAGGAAGGGCGAGCGCTCGGCGTCGATCTTCACAAACTTCACGGCTAGCAGGGTGCGCGACAGCTCCGACAGGCGACGGTCCATCACCTTGCACGTTTCGAAGTCCTTGTGGTAGAAGTGCACGCATACCCGTTCGCTCCCACCCTTCTCACGCACGACGATGTTGAAGAAGTCGTCTTGTGAGATTTCACGGTACTCTCCGTGCTGTTTGCTGCGCCACTCTGCCTGCTTCTCTTGGTTGGCCCGCATGCACTGCAGGCGCATCCGGCGCAACTCCATCAgctcatcgtcgtcgtcctcggcgccCGCCGCATTGCCGCGCTCGACCTTTTCCGCGTGCTTCTCCGCAGCTGGGTCGTACACGGGGACGCCATTGTCGCGGACAGCTTCAGTGACCGGGCGGCGGTGTGTCGGAATGACGTCGTTCATGTCACGGCTCTGGCGGTACGCCTTCGAATTCATCTGCTCTATGGTGGCGGTAAGGTTCTCATTGGCCTTGAGGTTGCTGGCCTCGTTCACCACACCGCTCGATTTGCCAGAGCCGAGCATGATGCCGATGTGCGTCCGTATGCGTCCAAGAAGGTATTTGGGTGCTCGAGAAGCACGTTCTCGCAGCTGTGAATGCAGGTGTGGAGGGGGGTGTCACGTAGGTCAATGATTGGTGCAAGAAGCGATCGAAGAGGAATGATGCTGCTAccctcttttcgtttcgctTGTGACTGTGGGCGTGGTTGCGATACGCTGATGTGCCCAGTCCTCAGATGCGCGAGACCGGCAAGAGAgtcaagagagagaaagacagggGAGACTCGATGAACAACGAGGCAACGCTGACTGCGGTGGATAGAACCTATGTGGATGTACATGCCCGAAGCACCTTTGCGCTCTTCCTTCATTGTGcatctgtgtgtatgtgtgtgtgtgtgtgtgtgtgtgtgtgtgtgtcgcgtgtttttttttggtgcaGCCGTTCCCTACAAGCCGGAGCACACAGGAAGAAGCCTCTTCCTCTACTAGGTGCAGCCTACTCATCTTCTTGGAGTGTCTCTGAGCTGCGAGAGGTGATATAGAGGGAACTCAAGGAAAGAGACTGCATCCTTGTAGGTTTACAGAGGATTGGTGTCACCGAAGAGTAGTGGTGCAGACCTCATCGTCTCCCTTCTGGCACTTCCCTCCgtcagcgcacacacacacacgctcatcACAatgtgccccctccccaccgctGTGGATGGTTTCAAAATAAAATTGTATGTATGCATCAAAAGGCGTGCATGGGGTCATGGTATCATCAACGAGACACGGCGGCGTCTCCACTCCCACCACCGAAAAGCCTCTGCAGCACCCCACGCATACTATCGCCCCCCTCTGTGTGCTTCTAGTCGCTTTTGCTTTCTCCCCTGGCCATCATCATCAACTCCacacgccgcagccgctgcatcaGCAACCTCGCGGAGAAGGGCCTATACACACAAAAGGGAAACAGAAAATAAACATGCAATCAAGAAGCAGGAGCCCGACAATACGCTACAAGAAGACACAGGGGGTGCGTGAGTGGGTAAGTGCACTGACAAGCaaacgccaccgccgtctgcaTGCACGCCCCTGCATCTCCTGCGCCGTctatccccctcccctcttctgcCAAACTCGCCACGTGCGTGAGCAACGCATTGTGGTatcgctctctctcgtctgCCACCAGCGGGCATCCTCCagcacaacacacacgcgcgcgcatgaaGAGTAATAATtaaggagcggcagcgatgaaAGCGCATGCGCCATCATCGATCTCCACGCATGACATCACCGGATACACGTCGAGCAGAGAGCACAGCGCCACCATGAGCAACACATGTGCAACTCCCTCCGTCATGGAGGCGACAATGAAAAGATGCCAGTATACACTCGACATGGAAGGAACTAAAAAGAGCCCAAGAAACGGCAAGCATCGTCAGCCAGTCGAGCGTTCGcctgcgtgtttgtgtgtatgtgaggGAAAGATGGTGTAAGTGTGTGAAGCGCATGTCAAACTTGCCACCAGCacccgcgcgcacgtgcacagtCGGTGGGAGAGGGACAGACGGAGGGAGAACAGCAGAGAAAAAACAAGACGTAAGCGCAGATCGGCGCGTCCATGACACGCGCATCCGATGCAgcccctgccccccccccccaatcCGCGAAAGACGCAGGGTGCGAGTGCGGTAGCGATCatgcagaaagagagagagcagcaatAAAACGGGGCAACGGTGATGCGAATAACAGAGCACGTCAGTGAAACCTAAACACGATAAACGGAGCCGTTAAGGGAGGGAGtgacgaaaaagaaagggcaACGCGGTGTGTGCGAGTATGTGCGGAGGGAGTGAggaagcgcgcgcgtggctgCGCTCCGCTCCGCTAAAGCAGGGGAGGCGATAGGATCGCTCATCGTATCAGCTACCCATGTCACTCACGCCCAACATCCCGGCCGTTCTCCGACCTTCCTCGCCCCTGCGCCCGCCCCTCGTACCTGCTTTCAATCATCTATGCGAgacaaggaaaaagaaacacgTAGAGAGTGTGGGGatcgagcgcgtgcgcaagcAACGCGCTCCGGTATAGGAGAGGAATAAGAGAAGTGATGAAAAGAGTACCCCCACCACCGGCAACAACGCACCGAGGGCAGagcgaaaaggagagagcCGTGACACCGACAGGCAGCAACACCAGTAGTGACcaagggagggaagggaagggagaaagaggcacCAGAGGCACGCGAGTACGTCTATTTCAGGCAGCGACGGCTCATCACATTCCAAAGCAAAagcacggagagagagggagagcgagcgcaGTAAAAACAGCAAACGAAAAGATGTACATAGGCACACGTATGTTTATAGATCGACACATAGATGTACATATGTACGCTCACGGGGCAGGGCAGACATGTGCCTCCGCGCGCGCTGTGACAAGACAGAAACGAAAGGGGCAGATAGATGGGTGCCAAAAGGAAGACGGAGCGGCCGAGCACCCGCACCACCACGCGCATACGTGTACCACATCTCCATACATGGCGAGAAGGGGTAAACGCATGCACAGGCGGCAGAGAAAAGGCTgcagaagggagggaaggaggccTCAGTGCGCAAAAGGCGAGTGAGAGGCAGCGTCGGTGCCCACTCAAAAGACAGACGCCGAGACATAGCGCAGACCTCTGCCCTCTCGTCActacgtgtgcgcgtgcatgcctgcatgcgcgtgctCAGCATTTAGCCCTGTCGATGAGTCTctgcctccccttcccccctcccctcctcatcgTCTCCCTGCGCCAAGACGAGAGGAGGGCGTCGAGAAGCCGATGGCCCCCCCCACCTTGGGCACTTACGGCCTCCTCAGAGCATTCGCCGCACGCCAagcgctctcgctcgccaGCTCCCTACGCGCCGCCGGTTCCTGTTCACGCACACCGATCTTCATGCCGTACTCATACAGCTGTTGCCGGAAACCAGTGTTTGGCGACGCACacgggcggtgctgctggacaaGATGAATCGCAGCAGACGAGCAAAGGCGCAGCTTCCGCATCAGATAGGCTGACACCACCGTCGGCGCGCGAGAGATGCCGGCGCCACAGTGCACGAGCACCCCGCCATGGTTCGTCACCAGCGCGTTCTCGATGAACTCAAAGGTGTGTGCAAAGTGCGGCGTCATGTCGTAGTCGGGGCGGTCGTCGGCCGACAGCGTCATGTATATAAAGTCCCCCGGGAAGCTTGGCGGCGTGCcaatgcagcagcacacgtgGGTGATGCCGTGGCGCTTCATCAGCTCGCGATCGATCGCTGGGTGGTAGGAGCCGCACCACAGGCCAGGGACAATCTCCTGCATCTGGTTGAGGCTATCGATGCCAAAGCTGCTTAAGCTACGTATGGCGCCGCACTCCACGGCGGAGATGCCcagtgcgccgctgctgctgctcgagttTCCCAGAAGCTCGCTTCCGTCCgtcagcagcaccttctgccgcagctccttcgTGATGGCAGGATCTGCAAGCTTGTGGCAAAGCCCTTCCAGAAGCTCACACACAGTcttgcgcgccgcctcgagcCCTTCCTGATCGATGGGCAAATTCGTCGCCATCATGCGGAACTCTTCCAGCGGTTCCCGCAGCACGGGCGGCGTTGGAATTTGGTTGTTCACGGAGGCGCTCGTGCCGGTTTGGGTGCACTGCACGCCACGCCTGGCGACCGGAGCGGACGGAGTGGTGGATGGGCTGCGGTCGGCGTCATCGAGGCGCTCCGTGGCCGCGTCGAGGGTGGCAAGGTGGGAGTGGGCGGAGAGAAAGCGCAGCACGCGGAAGAAAAGGCTTATGTCATCATCGGGGAGGTGGTGAACGGTGttcttccgctgctgcggcagttCGCTCACCTTGGGCGGCATCGTCGCACTTTTCTTTTGCTGCGGTTGAGGAAGCTGGGAAGCAGCGCTGTGTGGCGCAGAGGGGCCAGGGAGGACAAGCAGCTTTAGGTGGCAACAGTGGGCCACGTGACCTGTGTGGTTGCGTGAGTGCCCGTGCACGGAGCGGCTGTGTTCGCGTTTGCCGTTTCGTCCTCCGCTGTGATTGATGCTGATGTGATGGTAGCGACGGTAATGGGGGTGAGTGACTTCGCGAATAACGGTTTTCAGGAGGCAACTTGGGGTGGCATGCAGTCTGGGTAGGAGAGCAAACGATGTGCGTTGAGGGAAGAGATGGGCAAGGACAAGAATGGGCGAGGTGTCGAAGTGCGTCGTTGTTGCGTGATGCTTcgcttgttttttttgtggGGCCCCGCGACGGAGGAAgtacgcgcgcacgcgtgcgtgtgtttgtgtgcaggCGGTAGGTGGGCGCAGGAAGAACACAAGAGCAAGAAAGGGGGTGGAACAAATCGGGCAGCAACggtgccgtcggcgtcgaagACGCAACAGGCTGTGGATGGGTCAGAGGCGGTCGACGGACAAGAGGACCTGAATaaaaaaagacgaaaagAGAGTGAGGGAAACGGAGAgcgaaagaggggggggggtgcagcACGGCGGTCCCGTCGTGTGTCGCCCTTtgctctctcccctcctttcGTCGATCTCTCTCCTCGATCCACGACACCCTCTGCTCTGGTTGCCGTTGGAGGGAAACCTTCTGTGTGCTGTAGGCACATCCTTTTCGCTTCGCGGCTTATCTCTTCCCTACTCTTCTTCACAAAACGTACTTGATCTCATCATCCGCCAACCCCCGTCTTCCCCTCGCCCGAAACACTACGCATCACCTGAGTTGCATGGCTGTACGCGATGAGCAACACCAAGGACGACGGGAGGCAGGGAGCAACGCAGCTAACGCGGGcgcggagaaggcgacgaAGAACCCAAAACGAGAGGCGAAAGGGATGGAGACagacggagggggagggttcAGACAACgctggagaagagagaagaacagcaagaggcgagagggcctgtcttgtgtgtgtgtgtgtgtgtgtgtttgtgtgtgtgtgtggtaaAAGAAAAGAGCAAAGTAAGTGGCGGCACAACCGACTCAGGCACAGCACAGCCAGCAATGCCCTGTTCAGCACCACACAAGCTCTCCCCGTCTCACAAAAACGCCTGCTTTACTGCGGTGACGTGGCATCACGCGACCAGAAGGCCTGCGACTGCGCCTGTCCGTCTGTCATGttcagctgccgctggcgatCCTGCTCGGGGAGGCGGTAATTCAGAAACACAACACGCATCTCCTCCGGTGTCATTTCTTTGAACCAGCCGCGCGTGTTCAGGTAGCGGCGCGCCATTTCGCGATCGCGCGTGTCCTGCGCGAAGAGACTCTTGGGGTGAGACGACTTCCACAGCGCGTTCAGCAGGTTTGCATCCTTCAGGCCCTCCTCAAGTTGCGTGTTTGTCAGCGGGGCCATGTTCGGTCGATGCAGACGCTCAATCAGCGGGGCCGACTCGagctccttcgccttcagcgcctcaTACTGTATCATGTGCACCTTGCGGtgcttctcgctctcttcgaGGTACTGCTTCTCCGTCATGTCCTTCACGGGCGAGCTGTGCACAGTGTCGATGCCGATGATGGCAATGCCCATGCGCCTCGCCTGACCAACGAcacgccgcacacgcacctcgaTTGGTGGGTATTCGACCTTTCCCCACGACATCTGCTTCATCTTGGCGATCTCGTAGCACATCTCTAGGGTGAGATAGGCACAGTAGTTGCCGCGCAGAGCGACAGGGCCCGtctcgcctctcttcttGCGAATCGCGCGCAACAGAAAccacgccgtcggcggcggctcgaTGCGGAAGATGTACGACTTGTCAAAGTACACCTGAATGCGCACAATGAGCTCGATATCGTCCTTGAAATGCGGCTTGGTGCGGTCGTTGAACGCCTTGGCAAAGTCCATCGCCTTCAGTCCCAGCTTCGAGAACTCCTGGCCGACCGGCGGCCCCGTTGCGGCCTTGCCAGCCTTGATGAAGAAGCGCCAGttgtgcagcaccgccttgtTCGGAAACTCCGGTACGGCGAAGATGTCCCTCGCCTTTGCCTCCACATTGGGGTCGAGAAATCGGTTGCTACCTGGCTCGATGTTGACCGTCTTTGGTCGCGCCTTGAGGTACCGCACCGCACTGCGTCGCAACATCTCAGCggggcgcgcgcgagagagaagcgagcgTGCCTCTGATGCAGAAGAAACAAgtaacgacgacgacgaccgcAGCAACGTGGCAGGAGACAAGCAGCCTCTTCAACGGAGGTGCCGCCAGGTGCGCGTACGAATGTGTCCGTGCAAGCGCgtgggtggagagagggggggtgGCAAAGAGGATGAGAGAGGTCACCacgatggagagagagagagagcgactACACAGTCAGCACGTACCGCCCGAGGTGAGAACGCCACAAACAagcgaaacaaaaacgaagTAGGGCGTGGCGACTACAGAgatgaggcgcagctgcttgccTATGCATGTATTGCTGAGGAGCCGCACCATAAAGCAGACAACTAACAGGCACACCAATGGGCTCACCCACAGCTGCTCACCGAGTGCTTCCTTCAATGAGTCCGCGTGTGAGGTGCCGGAGCAAGGAGGCACCAAAGGAGACGGGCGGGTGGGTGCGTTAACGCGTTTGGCCAAGGAAGGCAGCAAGAAAGGGAGTCAAGATGACCGCGCAAGGAAAATGAGCGAAGCGCATGCACATTTGTGTACGTGTGTACGCGGCATGGCttgagggggaggggaacgCATGGGGATCATCGTGGGGCCGCATTGGACATGAGCGCGCAAGCAGGCGAGCCGCCTtcaccatcgctgctgctgcagacgaACGTGCACATCGTACGGCATTCGCTTTCCTCTGCTCGGGTGTTTCTCCAACATGAAAGGAATGAATGATGATGTGTCATGAGCGTCGTCGAGGAACGTGTGTGCAAGTGCGTCCATGTCCggaggggtgggaggagTGCGTGGCATGCACGCTCGCTGGTCGCTTCGCGATAGTCTTTCCGACACAGGCAAACGTATTTCGTGTGAACGGGTGGCCGAACAAGCACACAAACGTCGAGAGAACGCGTGCGAtgtgctgcaccagcgccacccgaagtccctccctcccccttccctcaaTCCTCTGACTTCTCTCTCAAACAACAGAGCCGACGCTCCCATAACCAGCAGGCGACACGCTATGTCGTCCACGTCGCTTTTTGTGTgggggtgtgtgtgcgggagTTTCCGTGAGTAGCACCGGTGATGCGCCGGCTACGGAGCGGCGCACGGCTGATCGGGCCCGTGGGTTGTCAAGCATTGCTCGCACTGTACACACCCGCGCAACACATGGCTTCGAGACAGCTTCATGTCCTGCAGGTATGTCCACTTGGTTTCCGTGTTGATGTGCTCCACCTCGTCAgggcggagcaggaggcaCAGACGGCGCAGCGTGGCAAAGCCGATGTCGTCAAAGACAGTGCTGGCGTTGACCACATCGATCAGCTCGAGGGCTGCAAGAATCAGCCGACGAGTCCATGCGTCCTGCAGACACGGCGGGAGCGCCGGTGGAGAcgcgtgctgctgatggGCGTGATCGCCCTTGCcgcgatgccgtcgccgcggcgaccTCGAGCACGACAGTGACCCCCTGACACGGTGCTCGGCAAGAGCACATACACCGTCCAAGACCTGACGCACATCTACAATGGCCGAGTGCACCGTTCCCGTGCCGTGGCCGCGACTCTCGAGCACGGCCACTCGCGGTTCAGCGGAGCAAGCCTGCTGCGGAGACGCCAagtcgcagccgcgccacggcAGGCGCTCGTGCAGGCAGTGCTGGTGACGCAGGGCGCACGAGCCCCCACGAGAGTCGTCGCCGTGGGGTAGCGCCTCCGACGCGGACGAGGTGATGAGCCGGACTCCAGAGAAGACAAAACGAGACAGCCACGCCCAGTCCAGCCTCCGACTTGGCCCCGTCACAGACACCGGAGAAGAGGCCGCCATTGAGGCTTTACCGCCGTCGGTGCAGCTTGACCTGGAGGCCACGCGCTTGGACGGAGGTAGTTCAAGCGCAACCCATTCCCGTACAGCGTGCGCCAGGGCCTTCAGGAGCAGTCGCAGAGCCATGGCATGTTCTCCCGGCAAcagtggcggctgcgccatcgcgccttctctcgcttgACCACGTGCCGGGGACGAGgacggctgctgcctcaCGTCAtcgccagcaccggcacagGGAGTGCCGGGTATGTCATACGCGCACGACGACCGACCCCACGCGCAAAACCCacaagaggcgcacacgttGACCATGAAGAGCGGGCGAAGACGCACCGGCAACGGTgttgacggcgccgccgccccagACGCCCCACTCGCCCCGCATGAAGTGCAGACAAAGGTGGTCGCTACGCCCGACAACCACGAGCGGTGAAGCCATCGCTCGTGTGACTgtggcgccgttgccgctgtcTCCTCTGATCGTACCGCAGACAACACTTCCGACGCTGCGCTCACAGCGCCGAACGACTCGGAGTGTCGCATGGTGACGTCGCCGGGCAACGGTGAGCTCGGTGGCAACAGCAGTGCCTCCACCACCAACGCAGCGTTCGTCGGAGAaagccgcgccgctgcctcactCCAGGCAAAGCGGTCGTGAAACGGACTCAGCACCTCGGCTGGACGGCGCGGTGCAAAGGCGCACGCGGTGCATGTATGACAGAGAGGCGCTGGTGTTGCGCCTGAGTCGCCATaagcgtctgctgctgcgccgtggaCAACGTTGACATGCATGCAGCCGTCATGCAAGCACAGCCATTGCGTACCGCATGGAACGTGCAATGGGGTATCTGCGCCTGTGGATGAGCAGGCGGCCCCATCTTCCGTTTGCAATTCTGTATCTCTGACGTCCATCACGATGTGCGCCACCTGTGTcacccaccgccgccacccgtCGGACACcgcccgctgcacctcgagcggccacgtcagcagcgcgtggcacTGCCAGCAATGAAGCATGCCAACACGACTCTGTGCCTTGCAGGAGTGACACGCCTGCATCAGCCAAGGCAGCACAATGAACGGGGCAGCAGCGTTGTACTTCTCTGAAAGGAGTGAGAGACCAGGCGTCGCCtccggcacagcggcagaagcggcCGGCCGGCCGGCGCCACAGAGTTCGCAGTGAGTGCGTGTCCAGGGATtgagcgccgccgtgcactcggcgcaccaccacagATATGGTGAGTGCTGCCCTGTAGAAGCAGCGGTAGGAGGGATCGTGCCGGTGGCAGAGGCGGGCACATGCGAAGGCGAGTTGGTCGACGATGACAAGGTGCAGTTACCGGCAGCCGGCTTGTGCAGCTCTCGAACGCGCTGATAGAGAGCACCGCACCGTTCGCACCACGGCCGCATACGTGCCTCGATGGACTTGGGGCTGTGCCTACAACCCTCACAagccagcgcagccgcagaatTGCTTGCGCCatcggcaccagcagcgctcgccgccgcctcgcgcttcTCCGGATCGGTCGTCGCTCgcccgcagccgcggcagaaGAAAACGTGCTGCGGATCGTTCACGGTGCGGCAGTGCATGCACGTCCActgtcgcagcggcacgacgCGTGCGATggcggcagaagcggtgAACCGATTGGCTGCGCGGCCGGTGCCGGTgacagtggcagcagcagcagcggcgaagcgccTACCCTCGGCAGTCGTGAGGTCTTGTGTCCGCACATGCACCACGCCTGCATCGATTGTGGAAGCGCATAGCAAGGGATCTGCCGCTGACGAAGATGACTGCGgcacctcgccgctgctctgaAACGACAAAGGTGGAACCAACGCTATCCCACACACGTCGCAGCTCAGCCCATGATCATCCCGGTCGTCCGCGGACGACGTCAAGCACCCGCACGCGCGGCACTGTAGCAGCACCGTCGACAAGGCATGGCATCGCTTGCAGGCTCGTGCGTACCGACTGTTCCACAGGTAGCACGCGCTGCACTGCCAGGGCTgacgctgctcctcctcggctcGACGGTACTGCAAGATCACGCTGACGCGATCGTGGAAGAAGCCGACGCTCCGTCCAGACAGAGTGGCTGCCCTCTGTACGGCCGCAATGAGAGAGCCGGTCGGGCTGGTggcagccacggcagcagagTGCCGCGCTAACGAGCGCAACAGCCGTTCGAGAGCCTCCAAGGCGATACGCGGCATCAAGCGCAGTGTGTCCAGCGCGTAACGCTCCGTGAAGCCAGCGTTCCATGCGCGGCAGccggcgaggagctgcgtgTCACATGACATGAGCGCCGATTTCTCCGTGTCTTGCGTTGAagctgtggtggtggtcacTGGTACACATAGCCGATACGCGAGGGATGTGGGTATGGCAACGTTTGCGTGAGAACGAGACCCGTGGCTGGTGGCCGAGTGTCTAGCTGCAGGCATGCCGGCAAGCTTGTAGAGCACTCCAAGCAACCACACCACCGTCAGCGCTACCCGTGCATCACTTGTTGCAGAGACgttgtcg comes from the Leishmania donovani BPK282A1 complete genome, chromosome 27 genome and includes:
- a CDS encoding dual specificity protein phosphatase, putative, which gives rise to MPPKVSELPQQRKNTVHHLPDDDISLFFRVLRFLSAHSHLATLDAATERLDDADRSPSTTPSAPVARRGVQCTQTGTSASVNNQIPTPPVLREPLEEFRMMATNLPIDQEGLEAARKTVCELLEGLCHKLADPAITKELRQKVLLTDGSELLGNSSSSSGALGISAVECGAIRSLSSFGIDSLNQMQEIVPGLWCGSYHPAIDRELMKRHGITHVCCCIGTPPSFPGDFIYMTLSADDRPDYDMTPHFAHTFEFIENALVTNHGGVLVHCGAGISRAPTVVSAYLMRKLRLCSSAAIHLVQQHRPCASPNTGFRQQLYEYGMKIGVREQEPAARRELASESAWRAANALRRP
- a CDS encoding ribosomal protein L11, putative gives rise to the protein MLRRSAVRYLKARPKTVNIEPGSNRFLDPNVEAKARDIFAVPEFPNKAVLHNWRFFIKAGKAATGPPVGQEFSKLGLKAMDFAKAFNDRTKPHFKDDIELIVRIQVYFDKSYIFRIEPPPTAWFLLRAIRKKRGETGPVALRGNYCAYLTLEMCYEIAKMKQMSWGKVEYPPIEVRVRRVVGQARRMGIAIIGIDTVHSSPVKDMTEKQYLEESEKHRKVHMIQYEALKAKELESAPLIERLHRPNMAPLTNTQLEEGLKDANLLNALWKSSHPKSLFAQDTRDREMARRYLNTRGWFKEMTPEEMRVVFLNYRLPEQDRQRQLNMTDGQAQSQAFWSRDATSPQ